TTTAGTTCTAGTAGTCTAGTAGTAGTGTTCTTTTACAGCAGATACGTGTGTGGTAATAAAGAAAAATAAGGAGATGGAAAGTTAGAATAGATAGAGATGGAGGGATACAAGTACAGTTGAGCACTTCaagagagtagctagaagGGCTAGGAGAACGAGTCATGATATACACGGCACAACGGCGCACGAAATGCTCGACACTTGTTTGTAGAGGAAAGAAAATCACATCGTGAAGCGATCGGTCCACCTCCCCTTCCCGTGGGCCTGGGCAGCAGCCTTCTGCTCACTGCCGACATAGGCCTTCTCCTCGTCTTCCCACTTCTTGCGCTCGACTCTGCGGCGCGCGCTGTACGCCCTGCTGAAGCGCCAGGCCTCGGTGTCGGCGAGGTTCCAGCGCTCGACGGCGTTGACGATGCCGCGCACGAAGCGGTCTTGGGTCTGGATGGCCAAGCGGGCCTTGGCCAAGCGGGCTTTTTCCTTTTCCGTCCACATGCTGTCGGGGACATCGATGCCCTGGATGGGCAGCGGGAAGGGCGGGCGCGGGAAGAGGATGAGCTCCGAGGGTTCGCTCGGGCTGGTGGGTTCCTTTGTCGGGGAGGCGTGGGTGGGCAGCTCGAAGCCGAAGATCCAGTCGAGATCGTCTTTCGTGGTGCGCTCGGCTGTGAGCCACAGGGAGTGGGCTGGCAGGGAGGCGACGAGCTCCTTGAAGTGCATGAGCCGGTAGCTCTCCGAGTGCTCTGTGCCGATGGAGTCGCGGGTCAAGGTGGTGATCCAGAGATCGCGCTTTGCGTTGTTGCGCAGGAAGCTGACGTCGAGGTTGTCGCGCGTGTAGTGCAGCGAGTTGATGGTGAAGGGGTGCGGGACGGTGCCGATGGTGAAGAGGCGGGTGTTGTTGACGAAGTCGGGGAGCAGCTGGAGCTTGGGCGCGTGCTTTGCGGTGCAGGGCACGCACTTGGGGCGGTTGGGAGGGCACGAGTTGGGCATGGGCGAGGCGGGGCATTGGGTCAGGTTGCGGGCCAGGTCGATCGAGGGCTCGATCAGAGCGGTGGTGTGCTCGGGGAGGGGTTGGGCGATGGCCAGGCCGTCGGGGTGCAGCTCCTGGAAGGTGAGGTGGAGATGGGCGTTGAGCAGATGGGCGAGCAGGGTCAGGCCGTCGGCCTGGGTGGTGTTGGTCAGCTTGTCGGCGATGGTTCGGTAGGCGTTGCGGATGACGTCGGTGCTGTAGTAGGCGATGGCGTTGGCTTTGGCGTCCTTTGCGATGTCGGTGGGCGCGAGGAGGTTGACTACGGCGCCGCCGTCTTTTGTCGCCGTGGCAGCGATCTGGTCCGTGTTGGCGGTGGTGTTCTTCAGCAGCGGGCTGTCGACGAGCTTCTGGATGGCTCCGTCGACGGCGGCCTGGTGGCCGTAGAAGACGGCGCTGCCCAGGCCGTCGAGGCGCGACAGGTGGGGGTAGTGCTGGCGGCGCAGAAAGGCCAGCATGGGGTTGTCGTAGGCGGCCATGGGCAGGGCCAGGGAGTTGGCGAGGAGGCCTCCGCCCATGTTGGCCCAGGCCAGCCAGCGCATGACTTCGTCGGCGACGCGCGTGTCGAGCTGCATGCGGTGGAAGCGCGGGTACTGGGGGTGGCGCATGGCTTCTGCGCGCGACAGCACGACGGGGCGGAATCCCTGGGCCCACCAGGCTCGTCGCCAGGCCAGCACCAGGCGGTTCTCTGCGGCGACGACGGCGGGGGGCTGCTTGGGGCGGGCATTGTAGTACGTGTAGATGGGCGGGCGGGGGCGCAGCGGGGGCAGCAGGGCCGTGTTCTCGTCGAGGGTGACGGCGGACGAGAAGGGGTTGCGCCACTTGAAGTCGGCGAGCCAGTCGAGGGAGCCGTAGGCGGTGGCGAGGGAGCTGTTGGGCTGGGCGGCGGGCTTGGGCGGCTTGTGGACCGAGGGGCCGAAGGGGTGGGGGACGGCGGGGAGGGGGCCGACGTCTGGCAGGTGGGGGTGCTTGACGGCCTCGGCCACGGATTCGTACGTGGGCAGGTCGGCGGTCGAGGGCGGCCCGTGGAGGGTGagggcgacgacgaggagcacgacgacgacgaagagcGCCAGGAACCTCCGCGGCGGCATCGGCAGCGGGACCGGGCGCCCGAAGAGGGTGTGTTGGACGGGCATGGCAAGCGAGGGCGATTAGGGTGGCATGGGTGGAGCTGCGGCTGCGAGAGGGTGGAGCGGATAGGGTGGAAGAGAGAGAGGGTCGAGAGGGGGTCGAGCGGATAGGGTGGAGAGAGGGGGTCGAGCGGATAGGGTGGAAGAGAGAGGGTCGAGAGGGGGGTCGAGCGGATACGCGTGGAAGAGAGTTGAGCCGgtgcaggagcaggaggtaGGACAGGCGAGCCAAGCACAAACAAGACCAAGCAAGACCAAGCACGAGCAAGACCAAGCACGAGCAAGACCAAGCACGAGCAAGACCAAGCACGAGCAAGACCAAGCAAGAACAAGCAAGACCAAGCAAGACCAAGCAAGACCAGGACTGATGGGTGGGACAGAGGGAGGCAAAGGAGTGACGGCACCCTACAGCATTTCACAGACCGCAGAGGAAGAGAGACcagacgagacgagacggGACGAGACGGGCGCCCTTTCTCCGATGCCATGTACTGGTGGGTAGAGACTCTAGAGTGGTCTCTCCCGCAGAGTGACGCGTCGTGTCGCGCTAGTGTAGGGCTGAACAGGGACCGAAGCCGATACCGCATGAGTCGAAGCATGTCCCCGCCGTGTCGTTCCTCGGTCGATTTTAATCATCTTCCCTCGACGCCAGACTTTCATCTTCCCTCGACGCCAGACTTTCATCTTCCCTCGACGCCAGACTTTTCCCACGACACTCTCCACTCCAGGACACTCTCCACTCCAGGGCATTCTCCATTCACCTTGGCGCACACCCAACTCATCCCAAGGCACTCACAGGGGATGCTCGCGCATCTCTACTCCCTCCCCCCTCATGCACGCGACCATGGGCTCGACAACACAGCCAAACATCCCCGACCCCACCGCCGACCTTCACTGGTCTGACTTCAAGGGCCCCATCCACCAAATCTTCGCCGCCAACGCGCGCAAGCACCCACACCGCCCATGCGTCGTCGAGACGGCGACAGGCAGCACGCCTGAGCGCGCCTTCACCTACCAGCACATCTTCAACGCCGTCGCCGTGCTGTCACACCACTTCGTCCAGAGCGGCATCCAGCGGGGACATGTCGTCATCATCTTCGCCCACCGCGGCGTCGACCTGGTCGTCGCCATCATGGCCGTCCTGGCTGCAGGCGCCACCTTCTCCGTCCTGGACCCCTTGTACGCCGACCATGCTTCCTTCCTCGTACTGCGCCAACGACCCACGACACGCTAACCACGCCCCAGATACCCCCCGGACCGCCAGTGCATCTACCTCCAAGTCTCCCAGCCGCGCGCCCTCGTCGTCATCAAAAAGGCCACGCAGGAAGCGGGCCCCCTCTCGCCCCAGGTGCGCCAGTACATGGCAGAGAACCTGCAGCTGAGCACAGAGGTCCCCGCCCTCGAGCTCAGGGACGATGGCTCGCTGCTCGGCGGCGCCAAAGACGGCAGGGATGTCCTGCACGAGCAGCAGAAGAACAAGGCCGAGCTGCCCGCCGTGCTCGTCGGCCCAGACTCGACCCCCACGCTGTCCTTCACCTCGGGCTCCGAGGGATTGCCCAAGGGCGTCAAGGGACGACACTTCTCCCTGACGCACTACTTCCCGTGGATGGCAGACGCCTTTGGCCTGTCGGACCAGGACAGGTTCACCATGCTTTCGGGCATCGCCCACGACCCCATCCAGCGCGACATCTTCACCCCTCTGTTCCTCGGCGCCCAGCTGCTCGTCCCCAGCAAGGAAGACATCCAGCACGAGAAGCTCGCCGAGTGGATGCGCACCCACGGCGCCACCGTCACCCACCTGACCCCCGCCATGGGCCAGATCCTCGTCGGCGCTGCTTCCGCCGTCTTCCCCGCCCTCCACCACGCCTTCTTCGTCGGTGATCTGCTGATCAAGCGCGATGTCCGCAGACTGCAGGCCCTTGCCCCCAACGTCCGCGTCGTCAACATGTACGGCACCACCGAGACACAGCGCGCCGTCAGCTACTACGAGCTCCCGAGCGCCACAGACGCCCCCGACTTCCTCGACTCCATCGGCGATGTCGTCCCCGCCGGCCGCGGTATGCACAACGTGCAGCTGCTCGTCGTCAACCGCGAGGACCGCAACAAGATGTGCGCCGTGGGCGAGAGCGGGGAAATCTACGTGCGCGCCGCTGGCCTCGCCGAGGAGTATCTGGGCTTGCCGGACATGACAGCATCCAAGTTTGTTGACAACTGGTTCGTGGACCCCGGCAGGTGGGCGCGAGAGGACAAGCAGCGCGTCGAGGCCATGAGCGCACCCGAGCCGTGGCGAGAATTCTACAAGGGCCCACGTGACAGGCTCTACCGCTCTGGAGATCTCGGTCACTACGGTCCGGATGGCAACGTCCACTGCACCGGCCGCGTGGACTCCCAAGTCAAGATCCGTGGCTTCCGCATCGAGCTGGGCGAGATCGACTCCCACCTGTCTGCCCACCCGCTGGTTCGCGAGAACGTCACCCTGCTCAAGCGCGACGCCTACGAAGACCAGTCCCTCGTCAGCTACATCGTCCCCGAGATGAAGCGATGGCACGACTGGCTCGAGGAGCGCGGTGCCAACGTGCCCTCCACGGAGGAGACGGACATGGTGGCCATGCTCAAGCGCTTCAAGTACCTGCGAGACGACGTGCGCGAGCACCTGAAGAAGAAGCTACCCGCCTACGCCGTACCCTCCGTCATCGTCCCCATGCTGCGATTCCCTCTCAACCCCAACGGCAAGATCGACCGCCCAGCGCTTCCCTTCCCCGAGCCTGCGCAGATCGCTGCCGCCGGTGCCAGACGTCCGTCTCAGCTTGGCCAAGCGCTGACGCCCACCGAACAGAGCATGGCGGAGATCTGGGCGGAGCTGCTCAGCGATCGTGGCGTGACGGCCGACAGCATCAACGGCTCCGATTCCTTCTTCGATCTGGGCGGCCACAGCATCATTGCCCAGCAGCTTCTGTTCAAGGTTCGTCAAGGATGGAAGGACATCGATGTGCCCATGACGGCCATCTTCCAGCATCCCACCCTGCGTGCCTTCTCCGCAAACATCGACCAGGCAATCGATCCCATCGGTCTGCGCCTGGACACCGCCGACGCTGTCGAGGACGACCCGGAAGACGAGGCGTACTCTGCCGATGCGAGAGACCTCGCTGCCCAGCTGAGCGACTTCAAGACCAGGGAGCCGCTGAAGCCTGGCGACGAGGTCCACACCTTCCTCACCGGCGCTACTGGCTTCTTGGGAGCCTACATCCTCCGCGACCTCCTCTCAAGACCCGGCAAGGTCACTGTCCTCGTCCGTGCCAGGGATAGGGACGGAGCGCTCGATCGCGTGCGCAACACGTGCGAAGCGTACGGCATCTGGGACCACGGCTGGCTGGACCGTCTCGAACCGCTCGTGGGAGATTTGCAGAAGCCAAACTTCGGCCTGGCACCCAACACGTGGAGTCTGTTATGTGACGACGTCGACGTCGTCGTCCACAACGGCGCCCTCGTGCACTGGGTGCTGCCCTACTCCCGCCTACGTGGCCCCAACGTGGAATCCACCATGaccgccctcgccctctgCTCCACCGGCAAGGCCAAGAACTTTGGCCTGGTTTCCTCCACGTCGGTCCTTGACACCGACTACTTCGTCAAGCTGTCCGACAAGTCGTTGGCAGAAGGCGGGACCGGCGTTCTCGAAGAAGACGACCTGGAGGGCGCGCGCAAGGGCCTCGGAACAGGATACGGCCAGTCCAAGTGGGCTGCCGAATACATCACCCGCGCGGCTGGCAAGCGCGGCCTCGCTGGCTGCGTGATCCGCCCTGGCTACGTCCTCGGAGACCCAGACAACGGTACCACAAACACCGACGACTTCCTCGTCCGCATCCTCAAGGGCTGCGTCCAGCTCAAGTCGCGCCCGGACATCAAGAACCCGATCAACATGGTCCCTGTCACACACGTCGCCCGCGTCGTCGTCGCATCGAGCTTCAGCCCACCCACCGCGCCACTGGGTGTAGCGCAAATCACCTCGCACCCGCGCATCACATTCCAGCAGTTCCTCGGCTCCCTCGAATCCTTTGGCTACAACGTCCCGGAAGTGCCCTACTCCACCTGGAAGGACAACATGGAAGCCTACGTCGCCGACCGCAGCGGCACGAGGGAAGAGAACGCGCTCCTCCCCCTCTACCACTTCGTCACCGGCGACCTGCCCTCCGACACCAAGGCACCAGAGATGGACGACCGCAACGCCACCAAGGCGCTGAAGGCGGACGCGCAATGGACGGGCCAGGACTGGAGCGCTGGCGGCGCCGTCACCGAAGACACGGTCGGCGTGTACCTGAGCTACCTCATCGACCTCGGCTTCATGCCTCCGCCGGAGAAGAAGGGCCTCAAGGACCTGCTTGCGAGCAAGCTCACTGATGCTATGAAGGAGACGCTCAAGACTGTCGGTGGGCGGCGCGGTGTTTGATAAAAGTGTAAAGTTGGTAGTCGCAGCAATATACACATGCAAGCAGTAACTACCTCTTCAGCCTATTACTTTCGTCACAGGTTACGCAGCAATAACCACTGTCCTAGCCATAAAATCGCTATTAGCGCAATTATTCTTATACCTTTTTGTATCGCTTAGCTTAGGTAGGCAGAGCCTTGGTCCTTGGATTTTAACCATCACTATTCCTAAACATGTTGTTTTTACTCAGTGTAGTAGCTACCTTGTTCAGCTTCGCTATGCCTCTGCTAGAGGAGAAGGGCCTCAGGGACTACCTTGTAAGTAGGTTCTTAGATGCTGTAAAGGTGATAATTATGACTGTTAGTAGCTACTGTAGGCTGCAGTAGGCAGCGTGGTGTTTAATAGACTTGGACTTGGTAATGTTGAATTGTTACTCTTTTTAGATGTGGGTTGTTTTTTGGTGTGTTGGCTACCTTGTTACGCTTAGCTTTTTGCAACTCTGTGTCTTGCAACTCGACAACCCAACGTCTCGACACCTTGCTCTCCAGTCTGCGCTCTTCTGACCACGGTGTTAACAGCAATGGTGTTGATAGCGTACGATGATGGTGTAGTGGTGCAGAGGATGGGTTAGGTGGTGGTGGATGGGATCAAGTGagactagactagactagactagactagactagactaggCAAAGAGCTGCGAGGAGGAGAGCAAGAGCTGCAAGTGACAGCGACGGTAAGAATGAGCATGTTGACACACAACAGTGATGCCGATGGTTATGGCAATACTGATACTGATACCAATCCCAGCAGTTCCTACCACATCCGACCTGACCTGAACTAATCAGCCAAGACTGCATCTTGACAGTTTCTCCCCCGTGTAAACAACTACACACTATTGCCATCTCTATCTTATGCTCTATAGGATAAGTGTTCGTATTTCGCTAGAGCCATAGAGCACACCAACAACGCATTGTTCTAGCTTCACACTCTAACCCGAGATAAAAGGGGCTTATGATTGTTTTTCTAGAGGCATGGTGATCTATTGGGATCGTCTGATTTGGGACGGATGCGTTCTCTGGCGGTTTTCTGCTTTCGTGCAGTGTTGGTTCGAGGATTGCGTCAAGACCCACGGGGCTTGGCCGTTAACAAGGGCTGTATTTTGAGAGCGCTGATTCTGTCCTGGATACTGTTGGTTGGAATGTTGGAGCAGGGCGGTCTGGTGGGTCGTTGTCCATCAGCCTGTGGACGTCCAGGACGCTGTGGAGGACTATCGCGGCCCGGCTTGATTGGGAAAGAGATGGCTAGGGATGGTTTGCCGGGGGTTGTGAGGTAGAGGTTCGACTGCTTTGGGCGCGTGAGTGGTGGGGTTCCGCCAATCGCGGTCGCAATCGATTGCCGAGATTAGCGAATGGCTGGTTGCGAAGGGGATGTTGTTGGGGATGCTGCTTTCTGCTGCCTGAAGCTCCAGGCTCTCACAACCACCAAGAACGCCTCTCGACTCACAAAAAGCATCTCAATATCACCATCGCAGCCAATGGCGCACCTGCTTCCAAGTCGAAACAATGCAAACAGGCCCGGTGCCTTGCAGGCGGGTTACCCGCCAGCCACACCACCACGTGCCTATCGTCTCCCAGAAACCGATCATGCTCCGCCCTTGCAGAGCGCTGTGCGACCATGCATGCCGATACGATCACGGCGTGGTTCGCTTAGGTATGTCGAGACGTCCAAAAATGGCCTTGTGGCAGTCTGAGTCGTCAGCAGCTTCAGTACAACAGCTTCACAATGGATCGAGCCAGCAAAAGCATGGATGTCAACCAGAATCAGCAATGGCTCAACGGAGCAACAGCGCCACGGCCCGGACGTGGGGACACGAAAGTGTGGGGAAGGTGTTCTCAGTAAATTGCGAGGGGCGCATTGACCCGAGTAGGTTCGGATGCATGTCACTTTGCGGCCACTCAGTAAATCGCTGATCCTTGTGCAGATGTAAGACTGGCTGCCGTGGCTCCACAACCCAAGCCGATCCCTGTGGGCAACGGCTTGGGCGCGAAGCAAGTCACCGCCGGGAGAGCCCTAGACGACGACCGCATCGCCAGAGCAATTTCTCCTTGCGGCCGTCCAAACAAAGCAAGCCCCTCGTCCATGCCGTTCAAATACATTCTCGTGGTCTGCAACTACCCCTGCCATGAAACCATGCCTTCTGGTTTTTGCTTCACATTTGCTTCTTTCATCACGCAATGACGCCCACATCTCCCCGCAACTTCTTCCTCGTCTTGGAACTCTTCGTAGTCTTAGCGCGATGCGCAAGTCTCGACTACAGTGGTGAAGCGCTCACCACTCGCTACTGGGATTGCTGCAAGCCGTCTTGCGCGTGGACAAACAAAGGGCCTGTCTTCCATCCCGTAGGTTCCTGCACAGCCGACGACAAACCCATCGATATTGATGCTGGCACCGGATGCAAAGGCGGTACTGCTTATGCGTGCTCGGAACAGCAGCCTTGGGCCGTCAACGACACTTTTTCGTACGGTTTTGCAGGCGTCTACCTCACCAAGGAACTCAGAGGCGCCGCAACGGAAGAAGCATGGTGTTGTGCGTGCTACCGACTCGACTTTACCAGCGAGCCGTTGCGAGGGAAAAGCATGATTGTGCAGGGCTCAAATACAGCCTACGACGTCAACACGGCGAATCGGTTCACATTAGCAGTACGTCGCTGGGCAGTCACCAAGGCAGACACTGACTGCTTTCCAGGTACCCGGTGGGAACACGACCTCAGTTGACGGCTGCACAATGCAGTATGGCGTCTCGCAATCAGTCTTTGGCCAAGATGGCCTAGGCGTCGCCACAATAGAAGACTGCCAAAATCTCCCCGAGCCACTACGACCCGCCTGCAAATGGCGTTTCGACTGGCTCCAAGACGCTCTGTTTCCGAGGTATGACTCCTTTCCTCGTTGGTCGCTAAGCCCCAAGTCCAACTTCGCACAGTGCAAACTTCAAACGCGTCGTCTGCCCTAGTGAGCTCACTGCGAAAACGGGCTGCGTGCGCAGCGACGAGAAAGAATTAGCTGAGCAGATTTCCGGCAACGCAACGACCACAGCGAAGACTTCGTCCGCCCAGACCAGGCGCACTCGATTTGGCACCACTGTTTCTGCCGCCgcgctggctggctggctgctCGCTTTCTCCGCGGTGTGAGTACGATCGCGCAGCTCACGCACCCCAGATCACGTCCGGGCCAGTCGCAATGGACCTGCACATTGCGGGAGTCATCATAATCTGGCGATGTAGCGATAAAAGGCGGATCGTAGTCAGCTTCGAGTGGAACGATATCACGGCTTTCTGTCTCGATCCAGCGACCTCCAAAAAGAACAAATCCTCTCTTTTCATTAGCCGTATAGACATCACACCACAAAATCTCGGTTCCATGTCAATAGCACTACATGTATACAACGTCGTAATGCATCCTCCCTTGGAGAATCACCTGTCAATTCACTCCCACAGCTCCACGTATTTGATCATCACACCCTGCCTTGGTTCCACCACACTTCTCACATCTCAGTCATCCATCGCATCTCCGCGTGACGCATCACAATCCTCTGTCCACTCAACCGGCTACTGCCAGCCTGCTGGCTAGTTAAGCGAATCCAGAAGCGTCCGTTGGGGGGGCACTTTATCCATATCACCCGCGGGACGCATAGATTGCGGGTATATCACGCGTGGCATCACGCGAGGCGAGGGTGGGTCACATGGGTTCGTGGTTCGGGTCTGGGGTACGTTGCTTGGGGTTATTTTGTGGTGAGGTGTTAAAGGTCGACGTTGGGTTCTGTGGGATACTTTGGGATGGGAGGATGTGGATTTTGATGGAGAGGCTGGGGGTTTTTTTTAAGAGGGCTGCGGGGTGGGAGGTGGGTTGGGGTGGGATGTGCGCGGTTCTTTGTTCATTCATATCCCTACTATTGTGCTCGAGTGACAGTTTCCATCGCTGTAAGTCTGCATCAACTCCACAGAATATTGATGTCTACGAGGGGAATACTGTCTGCGCAAGAAGGTAGGGTCAGTAGCATTGGAGTAGGTTGTTGAGGTTGTTGCAGAGTATTAGTTGGCACCTCTCCATCTCCTACAACGTGTCGTTGAAAGCGTTCAGTCGCGCTC
Above is a genomic segment from Ascochyta rabiei chromosome 10, complete sequence containing:
- a CDS encoding L-2-aminoadipate reductase yields the protein MGSTTQPNIPDPTADLHWSDFKGPIHQIFAANARKHPHRPCVVETATGSTPERAFTYQHIFNAVAVLSHHFVQSGIQRGHVVIIFAHRGVDLVVAIMAVLAAGATFSVLDPLYPPDRQCIYLQVSQPRALVVIKKATQEAGPLSPQVRQYMAENLQLSTEVPALELRDDGSLLGGAKDGRDVLHEQQKNKAELPAVLVGPDSTPTLSFTSGSEGLPKGVKGRHFSLTHYFPWMADAFGLSDQDRFTMLSGIAHDPIQRDIFTPLFLGAQLLVPSKEDIQHEKLAEWMRTHGATVTHLTPAMGQILVGAASAVFPALHHAFFVGDLLIKRDVRRLQALAPNVRVVNMYGTTETQRAVSYYELPSATDAPDFLDSIGDVVPAGRGMHNVQLLVVNREDRNKMCAVGESGEIYVRAAGLAEEYLGLPDMTASKFVDNWFVDPGRWAREDKQRVEAMSAPEPWREFYKGPRDRLYRSGDLGHYGPDGNVHCTGRVDSQVKIRGFRIELGEIDSHLSAHPLVRENVTLLKRDAYEDQSLVSYIVPEMKRWHDWLEERGANVPSTEETDMVAMLKRFKYLRDDVREHLKKKLPAYAVPSVIVPMLRFPLNPNGKIDRPALPFPEPAQIAAAGARRPSQLGQALTPTEQSMAEIWAELLSDRGVTADSINGSDSFFDLGGHSIIAQQLLFKVRQGWKDIDVPMTAIFQHPTLRAFSANIDQAIDPIGLRLDTADAVEDDPEDEAYSADARDLAAQLSDFKTREPLKPGDEVHTFLTGATGFLGAYILRDLLSRPGKVTVLVRARDRDGALDRVRNTCEAYGIWDHGWLDRLEPLVGDLQKPNFGLAPNTWSLLCDDVDVVVHNGALVHWVLPYSRLRGPNVESTMTALALCSTGKAKNFGLVSSTSVLDTDYFVKLSDKSLAEGGTGVLEEDDLEGARKGLGTGYGQSKWAAEYITRAAGKRGLAGCVIRPGYVLGDPDNGTTNTDDFLVRILKGCVQLKSRPDIKNPINMVPVTHVARVVVASSFSPPTAPLGVAQITSHPRITFQQFLGSLESFGYNVPEVPYSTWKDNMEAYVADRSGTREENALLPLYHFVTGDLPSDTKAPEMDDRNATKALKADAQWTGQDWSAGGAVTEDTVGVYLSYLIDLGFMPPPEKKGLKDLLASKLTDAMKETLKTVGGRRGV